A stretch of DNA from Desulfovibrio litoralis DSM 11393:
GAGGCTCTACCCGAAAAACTGTTGTGGCTGTCATAATTTCCGAAGCCCACTTCAAAAAACGCACCCAAGAGCAGTGAGTTTTGAGCGATTGGGGCGTTCCAACCCAGACCGGTCATAAGTGAAAAACTGTCAACATCGCTGTGGCTACCTGTGTTATAGCGAGAACTACCCGCGCTCATCGCACCAAAAGAGGATAAATTACCCGCTCCCGCCGCATTCGCACTGCTTAAAGCACTGCCCATACCTTGTCCCGCCGCTAAATCCGCCCCTTGGTTTATAAAGGCGACGCCGGAAACAATACCCTCAGCAAGGGCTTTGGTTTGGGGGTTTACACGGGCGTTAGAAGCGACCGTGGCAGTAATACTAGACCAATCATTGTCACCAGCAACATTCATATCATACAACAGGCTTATGCCTTTGGTTGCCACTACGTTGTAGGGATCAAATGCACCATTGATTCCAGAAGTAGCTTCCAGCAAGGTGTATTTATCGCCTATGTTCGGCATTGTGCCACCGCTCGCTATGCCCAGCCTATCTACCTTGGCTATGCTGTTAGAGTCGATGAAGTCTATTAAATCGATATCAGTTGCTGTAAGCATTGGCTCGGTGGAAGGAGTATTAGGCAGTAAAAAACGATAATTCTGGAAGCTTAGGATAGTATTAACAGGGCTTGTCATATGGTTAAGAACCCATAGGGTATTGCCAGTAAAAGTGTCGGTAGTGGAAGACCAACTAGACCCGCCGATTAACCAGGTAGAGCCAGTAAAAATCGGAGTGCCGGAAAGTTTTACATGGTTGTTTATAGCGTCGCCAGAATAGCTCACCCCGCCGGAGACATCACCGTTAATAGTACCACCACTGATGTTTACCGTGTTGCCGTAGGCGTCGCCAGAATCGCTAAACCCGCCGTAGACATAGCCCTTAATCTCAGCATTACCGCTGATGTTTACCGTGTTGCCGTAGGCGTCGCCAGAATAGCTATACCCGCCGTAGACATAGCCCGTGCCAGGCGAACTACCAATAGTACCAGCGCTGATGTTTACCGTGTTGCCGTAGGCATCGCCAAAAACGCTCCATCCGCCGAGGACATCCTTTTTAATCAAAGCATCACCGCTGATGTTTACCGTGTTACCGTAAGCGTCGCCATTCATGCTATACCCGCCGAGGACATCCCCGCCAATAACAGCAGTACCGCTGATGTTTACCGTGTTGGCATAGGCGTCGCCAAAACCGCTATTCCCGCCGTAGACATCCCCGTCGACCTCGCCACCGCTGATGTTTACCGTGTTGGCGTAGGCGTTGCCAGAACCGCTATACCCGCCGTAGACATTGTATTCAATCGTACCATCGCTGATGTTTACCGTGTTGGTGTAGGCGTTGCCAGTACCGCTATAAACATACCCGCCGAAGACAAAATAGGTAATAGTACCACCGCTGATGTTTACCGTGTTGGCGTAGGCGTCGCCGGATTTGCTATACCCGCCATAGACAGAGTTTTCAATCGTACCAGCTATAATGTTTACCGTGTTGTTATAAACGCTGTTTTTTTCGCTTAGCCCGCCAAAAACGTAAGAAGGGTTTGTCCCCGATCCAGTGGTAAAATTAACATTTACCGTATTACCACTTGCACTAGGGTTGTCTTTAGTGCCGGGAAAGAGAGCGTCTGTTTCTGTTCCAAACCAAGTGGGGGCGGGTTTCAGGGCGGGGGTGGTGCCGTTATAGTTGATGGTTTCCGCCTTTGCTGACTCAAGTTTTAAGATTGGCGAAAGGCTTATTAAACCTACCCCAAGACAACACACAACTGTTTTAAACAAGCATTTGTCATGTTTTTTCATTATTAAACTCCGTATGCAAGCTTTGGCGTATGCAAGCTTGGTTTATAAAAAATAAAAAGTTACAACGGTCTCAGCGTGTAGCTGTCTGCACAGCACTGCCAGAACGCAAAAAGCACAAGCCCTATAAAAAAGATAGAGTTATATTCTATGTAACACAGCTAAAAAAAAACCGTACTAGGGGAATACTAGGGTTTTGTCACTTTTTTTGTAAAAAATGAAAAAAAATGCAGCTCTGGAGTAAAAAATAGTATAGTTTGCTGTTTTACAGAGAGCGATATTGTGCAAATTTTTGAAAACGCTGATTACATGACATCTTGAAACGCTCAGTTATTTCGTTTGGCAAGGGAATAAATCAGCGTTTTCTTAATTTTTCTAAATCATCCAGTTCGCAAAAACCCGCAATACATCCCGCCGTTTTTTGATGCCTGTTTTATGAAGAATATGACTGATATGAAACTCTATACCTTTGACGGATATTCCCATACTCTTGGCCATTGCCTTTGTATTCATGCTCTGAATAATATGCAAAAGTACGGCACTTTCTTTTTCTGTCAGTCTATAGAATGCGGCGAAGGCATGCAGTTTTTGCGTTTCCGACATGGTAGTGACTGCTGTTTCTGTGTGCTGCTGTTCATCTTTTGTACGCTGCATGTTTCTGCGTCGCATGGCGGCTTGTACCCGTGCCAGCAGTTCTTCTGGGTGAAAGGGCTTGGTTATATAATCATCTCCGCCGTCCGCCAAGGCACGCACTCTGTCCTCATGTCCTGTTTTAGCGGTTAGGAACAAAATGTGAGCCGTCGTACACAGAGGCTCTCCGCGTATTTCGGTGCAAAAATCAATGCCGTCACCGTCCGGCAACATAACATCCAGCAGGATGACATCCGCCTCGTTAGTCGCAAGCCAAGATCTAGCCTCTGCCAGCGTCAGTGCCGGGTGTACCTCATATTCCAGCATTTTTAGGGCACGAGTGTTGTTAGCGTTGAGTTCCGCGTTGTCCTCCACCAGAAGCACCATGCCTTTAGCATCCATGTTCGCCTCCTTTGTTGTATTCAGGTAACACCAAAGTTACGGTTGTGCCGTTATCACTGGCAATCGCTATTGTTCCGCCATGTTCTTCCATGATTTCTTTGCAGATGCCAAGACCGATGCCCAAGCCTCCGCCTGTGCTATTATCTGTTCCTTTCACGCCACGCTCAAAGATGCGTGGCAAGAGTTCCGGCACTATACCACTGCCCGTATCACACACACTGACAATGATACTGTGGTTTTTCCGTGCCACACTTATGGACACGCTACCTTGCTCTGTGTGGTTTTTGGCGTTCTGCAGGATGTTGAACACCACCTGCGTGAGTTCTTCCGGGTTGCCACACACGGGGAATTCGCCCTCAATATCTAGGTGCAACTCCACGCCGTCACGTTTCAGAATGGGACGGTACAGTCTGCCTACTTGCTGGATAAGATCGCCAAAATCCAGCGGTGTGCGTGCAGAAGGCTCCACGTCAGACAGTGCCTGCCCTTTCATTGTGTCGATCAAATCCGCCACACGCTGGGCTTCGGAGACTATTTTGTCCAGATCGGCAGCTGTTTCCCTTTCCATGCCCTTGTGTTTCAGACTCATGGAAACAAGACCAGCGTAGCTTGCCAGCACCGCCAGCGGGGTGCGTGCCTCGTGCGATATGGTGGTCATCAGGTCGGTTTTCATGCGGTTGATGCGTTCCAGCGTAGTATTTTCCATGGCCAGTTTTTGCTCGGCCTGTTGGGCTGCAAAAAGTTGTTTGTTCACAATAAGGTTTACCTTGCCGGAAAACCAGTGTGTTGCCAGTGCAAGAACCACAAGCCCAGCACAAATGCTAATCACAGTTTGAATGATGAATATCTGCATGATGCTGTTGTATTGCTTGCTGATAATATCCGCGCCCACCATGCCCAAAAACTCGCCCGTGCGTTTATGAAATATCGGCTGGTACGCACTTAAGCGCTGTCCGTAGTTTGTATTCTCAAAATCATTACCAATAGTGGCTTTTTGTTCATCATATGCAGTGCGTTCGGCTTTGGTGATGGAGTCCTGTACTCCTGGAGCGGTGTAGAGCGGGCTTGAAGGAGGTTCGCCGCCAACAACATACATAATAGCATTTTCTCCAGACCGAGTGGTGGTATAAATATACTGTACATGTTCTTGGTTGACTTTTTTTATTTTCATCATCAGCGACTTGGTGCGACGGTAATAGTCGCTTTCCATGTCCATATTCTTCAAGAACGTGGAATAGCCGTCCGAGTCCTCCTCAATAACAGTGGCAACGGTCGCTGCCAGTGCTTGGCATTTCAGCACAAGCTGGTTCTTGAGTTGGGTGGCCGCGAGGGAGTAGGCGACAACACCCGCCGCCAGAATAACCACGGCAAAGATGGCCAGCAAAAGCTGAAAATGGCGTAGGATATTTTTGTTATTGTCGAGTAGCAAGGGCACCTCCGAAAGTGGGTGCATTTATCAACACCCCATTTTTAGTACCAGTTAAAGACCATTGCAAAACTCCGCTTTGCGTTCTTTATCATCGTTTTTTGCTCTGTATACACATAGCATAAAACGTCTTAAGTCACAAAAACCACTCATTTTACAGGAAAATTAAATTTTCCCTTTGTTTCTGGGGATACCCCCTATTAATTAAATACATTATCCCAAAGCCTAGAGGTATGAATAATTCTCACGATTATAGCCTGTCTATCTTCTTTTACTTTATAAACGATAAAATAGGGCAAGTCCCTTAAATATAGTTCACGAGTGCCATTTATTTTACCCAGTTTACCGGACAAAGGAAAAGACACCAAAATGTCAGTAGCTTTAAATATGCGTTTTGCAATGTTTTCTGCTGTTTTTTGGTCTTCCTGCGAGATAAGATAATTTACAATTTCCAGCAGGTCATTTTGTGCCGACTTTGCCCAACTAATCGACATTTATTCCAAGCCTTTTTACGCTTTCTTTTACTTCTGCATTGCTTACAATATGCCCGGCGTTAATGTCATTCAGACCTTGGTTAACGGCATTTTCAAGCCAAACCATAGAATTTAGATAACCTTCAACCGCTTCTTTGATTACTTCTGAACGTGAACATTGCCTATTTTGAGCAATTTCATCAAGCCTTTTTAATGTATCCGGAGCAAATCTTGTGCTTATAGATTGTGCTGGCTGTGTTTGTATTGGCATAAAACGATCCTCCTTTTGTTTCGCAATACAAAAGTAATACAGTAGAGATTGTTCGTCAAGAAATATAAATATCAAGCATTAGCATTGCACTTAGTGGAATTGACGGAAAAGCTCCGTGTTTTTTTCACTATGGTACATTATATCCGCAAGTTTGAGATCGAATTATTCTGGAAACAAACTACTTATTTCTGGATATTTATTTTAATATTTTTACAGTGTATAGATCATTATGTTTCAACATTATTTTTTAAAAGCATAAATAACACATTAAATATAGGGGGTATTTTTAGGGGTATATCACAAACATAAAAATATTTTATTAATATATTTAAGAACGTTATGCCATAAAGATTATTCCCTTCCTCAAATTTAAGTTTATTAAAGTCCCGTAAAGCTCAAAAAGCCTTACGGGGCTTTGTTTTTGTGGGTGTTGTGCGTTTTGATGAGCTTTTGATAAAATTATTCAAAATATTCTTCGGTATTTAAAAGCACTTCGCAATCACAACCTGCACCATGATTTCTTAACCAATCCAACACGTTATCGATAGGTATCTTGTTCTCTTTTAAAAATGTAATGGTCATATCAAAGTTATGAGCACAGTTATTTTCTTCTGATTGTGCGTCTAAGTAGTCAAAAAGTTGAGAAAACTGAGCAAACGGCATAGGTAAAGAGTCTAAAAACTGTTTTTTTTGTTGCTCGAGATATTCTTTTTGTAGTCTCTTTTTTTCTGATTTATTCATAAATACCTCCAAGATATAAATTTCCCAATGCAAAGTCTATTATAAACAACACTTTGTTATATAACCATTTTGTCTAATTTAAAAGCATTTTTCAGAATAAACTTTCTTTTACAATGTCTTTGAATTGCCTAAAAAACTTTTTGATAATATGCTTGTATTGCGATAAAATATTTTGTGTTACTCATTAATTTTTAGGTTGTTAGAGAATAATTATGTCAAAAATTGCGGTTGCTGTTTCGGGCGGGGCTGATAGCTTGTTTGCCCTTTTAAGGTTAAGAGAAGAAGGACACGAAGTCTTTGCCCTACATGCACGCTTATTTCCGCTTGATGAAACTCAAATAAAAACTGAAAAACGGCTTGAGACGTTATGTGAAAGCTTAAAAATTCCTTTGTTTATTCTTGACTTACATCTTGAATTTGAAAAAATGGTTGTAACACCTTTTTGTAAGGCGTGGAATAAGGGGGAAACGCCAAACCCTTGTGCTTTGTGTAATTTTCGTATCAAATTCGGTTTGTTACATGATAAATCTTTGGAGCTTGGGGCTGAGGCTTTGGCAACAGGGCATTATGTTGGAATTGAGTCTCTTCAATTGTTTGCAAAATCTGCCGATGGTTGTGTAAAACAAAAAGAAACTGCGGTTTTGGTTACGGGAAAAGACAAATATAAAGACCAAAGCTATTTTCTTGCCTTAGTTCCAAAAGAGCGTTTGACGCAGATGATATTTCCACTAAAGGACTGTATAAAAACAAAAATTCAACAATATTTGAGCGATAACGGATATAGCGTGCCTGTTGCGAAAGAAAGTCAGGAAATTTGCTTTATTAAAGACGATGATTACAAAAGTTTTTTAAAAATGCGTAAGGTTAAGTTGTCTGGTGGCGGGGCGATTGTTTTGGCAAGCACAGGCGAAAAACTAGGGCTACATCAAGGTTTATGGCAATATACCGAAGGGCAACGTCGTGGTTTGGGAATAGCTTATACCGAGCCGCTTTTTGTGTGTGGTAAAGATCTTGAAAAAAATCAGCTAGTTGTTTGTACAAAGTCCGAACTTGCAGCAAAAACGATATATACCGAAAAGGCAAATTTGTTTTTTGAACCCGAAGACTTACAAGTGATTTTACAAGAGGCTTATAAAAACGGCAAACTTTGGGTAAAATTGCGTTATCGTCAAACGCCAAGTCTTGCTAAGGTTGAATTAAAAGATCAAGGGTTTGTGATTACTCTTGCCTCTGAAAATAACGGACAAAGTGCGATAATGCCGCCTGCTGCCGGACAAATTGCGGTTGTTTATACCGAATTGCCAAAAGGTTATCTGCTTGATATTTCAGGCGAAATAAGAAAAACGTCAAAAGACACGCCAAAAGAAACCTCAAAAGAGAGTTTGGAAAAAGAAGTGCTGATTGATTCGCAAGTAAAAGCCGAAGATAAAACTTTGTTTATTCTTGGTGCGGGCGTGATTAAACGTTAAAATAGGATTTTAATCAATTTTATTATAATCTATTAAAAAACTAACGCTTTTACGAAATAACGCTTATTTTGGTCGTCTTCATTTCTATTTAATACACTTAATTATTACAAGATGTTTCAAACACTATTAATATTCTCCCAAAAGCATGGTTTTAACTTGCCAATGAAAGAGACTAAGGTGCGTTCAAACTTTTGATGCCGATTAGGCATCAACTAATGCGTGGTGCGTGCGTGGGGTTAAGGGGCGACTAGCCCCTTATGGCGGGAATGCAAAGGGGAAAACATTTTCCCCGTGCCCGTCGGAGACGACCAATAAAATTAATTTCGTGGGAGCGTTGGCTTTTTAATAGATTATAATAAAAACAAGTTTTATTATAAATATATGAGACGACCAAAAGAGGTTTATTTCGGGGAGCGTTGGTTTTTTAATAGGTTATAATAAAAACAAGTTTTATTATAAGTATATGAGACGACCCAAATAAGGTTTATTTCGTGAGAGTGTGGGTTTTAAAGAATATAATAATTAAGTATAATTATTATGAATAGTTGGAGACCGCCGCAAGATGTTGATTTCGCGGGAGTGTTGGTATTAAATA
This window harbors:
- a CDS encoding beta strand repeat-containing protein is translated as MKKHDKCLFKTVVCCLGVGLISLSPILKLESAKAETINYNGTTPALKPAPTWFGTETDALFPGTKDNPSASGNTVNVNFTTGSGTNPSYVFGGLSEKNSVYNNTVNIIAGTIENSVYGGYSKSGDAYANTVNISGGTITYFVFGGYVYSGTGNAYTNTVNISDGTIEYNVYGGYSGSGNAYANTVNISGGEVDGDVYGGNSGFGDAYANTVNISGTAVIGGDVLGGYSMNGDAYGNTVNISGDALIKKDVLGGWSVFGDAYGNTVNISAGTIGSSPGTGYVYGGYSYSGDAYGNTVNISGNAEIKGYVYGGFSDSGDAYGNTVNISGGTINGDVSGGVSYSGDAINNHVKLSGTPIFTGSTWLIGGSSWSSTTDTFTGNTLWVLNHMTSPVNTILSFQNYRFLLPNTPSTEPMLTATDIDLIDFIDSNSIAKVDRLGIASGGTMPNIGDKYTLLEATSGINGAFDPYNVVATKGISLLYDMNVAGDNDWSSITATVASNARVNPQTKALAEGIVSGVAFINQGADLAAGQGMGSALSSANAAGAGNLSSFGAMSAGSSRYNTGSHSDVDSFSLMTGLGWNAPIAQNSLLLGAFFEVGFGNYDSHNSFSGRAS
- a CDS encoding response regulator, with product MDAKGMVLLVEDNAELNANNTRALKMLEYEVHPALTLAEARSWLATNEADVILLDVMLPDGDGIDFCTEIRGEPLCTTAHILFLTAKTGHEDRVRALADGGDDYITKPFHPEELLARVQAAMRRRNMQRTKDEQQHTETAVTTMSETQKLHAFAAFYRLTEKESAVLLHIIQSMNTKAMAKSMGISVKGIEFHISHILHKTGIKKRRDVLRVFANWMI
- a CDS encoding sensor histidine kinase, whose amino-acid sequence is MLLDNNKNILRHFQLLLAIFAVVILAAGVVAYSLAATQLKNQLVLKCQALAATVATVIEEDSDGYSTFLKNMDMESDYYRRTKSLMMKIKKVNQEHVQYIYTTTRSGENAIMYVVGGEPPSSPLYTAPGVQDSITKAERTAYDEQKATIGNDFENTNYGQRLSAYQPIFHKRTGEFLGMVGADIISKQYNSIMQIFIIQTVISICAGLVVLALATHWFSGKVNLIVNKQLFAAQQAEQKLAMENTTLERINRMKTDLMTTISHEARTPLAVLASYAGLVSMSLKHKGMERETAADLDKIVSEAQRVADLIDTMKGQALSDVEPSARTPLDFGDLIQQVGRLYRPILKRDGVELHLDIEGEFPVCGNPEELTQVVFNILQNAKNHTEQGSVSISVARKNHSIIVSVCDTGSGIVPELLPRIFERGVKGTDNSTGGGLGIGLGICKEIMEEHGGTIAIASDNGTTVTLVLPEYNKGGEHGC
- a CDS encoding type II toxin-antitoxin system RelE/ParE family toxin — its product is MSISWAKSAQNDLLEIVNYLISQEDQKTAENIAKRIFKATDILVSFPLSGKLGKINGTRELYLRDLPYFIVYKVKEDRQAIIVRIIHTSRLWDNVFN
- a CDS encoding CopG family ribbon-helix-helix protein, which translates into the protein MPIQTQPAQSISTRFAPDTLKRLDEIAQNRQCSRSEVIKEAVEGYLNSMVWLENAVNQGLNDINAGHIVSNAEVKESVKRLGINVD
- a CDS encoding DUF2695 domain-containing protein; the protein is MNKSEKKRLQKEYLEQQKKQFLDSLPMPFAQFSQLFDYLDAQSEENNCAHNFDMTITFLKENKIPIDNVLDWLRNHGAGCDCEVLLNTEEYFE
- the mnmA gene encoding tRNA 2-thiouridine(34) synthase MnmA is translated as MSKIAVAVSGGADSLFALLRLREEGHEVFALHARLFPLDETQIKTEKRLETLCESLKIPLFILDLHLEFEKMVVTPFCKAWNKGETPNPCALCNFRIKFGLLHDKSLELGAEALATGHYVGIESLQLFAKSADGCVKQKETAVLVTGKDKYKDQSYFLALVPKERLTQMIFPLKDCIKTKIQQYLSDNGYSVPVAKESQEICFIKDDDYKSFLKMRKVKLSGGGAIVLASTGEKLGLHQGLWQYTEGQRRGLGIAYTEPLFVCGKDLEKNQLVVCTKSELAAKTIYTEKANLFFEPEDLQVILQEAYKNGKLWVKLRYRQTPSLAKVELKDQGFVITLASENNGQSAIMPPAAGQIAVVYTELPKGYLLDISGEIRKTSKDTPKETSKESLEKEVLIDSQVKAEDKTLFILGAGVIKR